The following proteins are encoded in a genomic region of Flexivirga oryzae:
- a CDS encoding proline racemase family protein, with protein MRTSRIISAVDSHTEGMPTRVVTGGLGVFPGATMNDKRLGFIAEHDDLRRLLMTEPRGHNAMSGAILQPPTRPDADWGVIYIEVSGCLPMCGHGTIGVATVLVETGMVEVVEPVTTIRLDTPAGLVTARVAVTDGHADSVTIENVPSYTDRLDRTIEVPGLGEVPYSLAFGGNFYAMVDLDSVGLPFDRSRKDDILRAGLAIMDRINAEAPPVHPTIDGVNHCHHVEFIAPGSTAQHSRHAMAIHPGWFDRSPCGTGTSARMAELWSRGQLPLNTDFVNESFIGSRFVGRLVRETEIGGRPAVIPTITGRAWVTGIGQYLLDPTDPFPSGFEF; from the coding sequence ATGCGAACCAGCAGGATCATCAGTGCTGTCGACTCGCACACCGAAGGTATGCCGACCCGCGTCGTCACCGGCGGACTCGGGGTCTTTCCGGGCGCGACGATGAACGACAAGCGGCTCGGCTTTATCGCCGAGCACGACGACCTGCGCCGGCTGCTGATGACCGAGCCGCGCGGTCACAACGCGATGAGCGGCGCCATCCTGCAACCACCGACCCGGCCGGACGCCGACTGGGGTGTCATCTACATCGAGGTGTCCGGCTGCCTGCCGATGTGCGGACACGGAACCATCGGAGTGGCAACGGTGCTCGTCGAGACCGGCATGGTCGAGGTCGTAGAGCCGGTCACCACCATCCGGCTGGACACGCCCGCCGGCCTGGTCACCGCCCGCGTCGCCGTGACCGACGGACACGCCGACTCGGTGACGATCGAGAACGTCCCCAGCTACACCGACCGGCTCGACCGGACCATCGAGGTGCCGGGCCTCGGGGAGGTCCCGTACAGCCTGGCGTTCGGCGGCAACTTCTATGCGATGGTCGACCTGGACTCCGTCGGGTTACCGTTCGACCGCTCCCGCAAGGACGACATCCTGCGTGCCGGCCTGGCGATCATGGACCGGATCAACGCGGAGGCGCCACCGGTGCACCCGACCATCGACGGCGTGAACCACTGCCATCACGTCGAATTCATCGCACCGGGATCCACCGCCCAGCACTCGCGGCACGCCATGGCCATCCATCCGGGCTGGTTCGACCGGTCACCGTGCGGCACCGGCACCTCGGCGCGGATGGCGGAGCTGTGGTCTCGAGGCCAGCTGCCGCTGAACACCGACTTCGTGAACGAGTCGTTCATAGGCAGTCGTTTCGTGGGCCGCCTCGTGCGGGAGACTGAGATCGGCGGCCGGCCGGCCGTCATACCCACCATCACCGGGCGGGCCTGGGTGACCGGCATCGGGCAGTACCTGCTCGACCCCACCGACCCATTCCCATCCGGTTTCGAATTCTGA
- a CDS encoding dihydrodipicolinate synthase family protein, protein MSQDKFDLGGVVVATALAFTEDASAPAGLAVDHEKYAAHCKWLIDNGCRGVGPNGSLGEYSSLTDEERRQVVRTAVGAVAGRGLVVAGVHGVGSHQAVHWAQCAKEDGADGVLLLPPIVYRANRSEILDHYKAVNEVGLPIMVYNNPLDTKVDLTPDIIAELARLDNVVAVKEFSGDVRRVLEIKELCDIDVIAGADDLLFESLVAGAVGWFAGYPNAFPREAVELYDLITSGQIDEARTLYEHLVPIFRWDSRTEFVQAIKLSIDVAGESYGGPTRPPRGPLSAEQAQIVRRDTQRALDYCAGRN, encoded by the coding sequence ATGTCCCAGGACAAGTTCGACCTCGGCGGCGTCGTCGTCGCGACCGCCCTCGCCTTCACCGAGGACGCATCGGCACCCGCCGGCCTCGCGGTGGACCACGAGAAGTACGCGGCCCACTGCAAGTGGCTGATCGACAACGGTTGCCGCGGGGTCGGGCCGAACGGGTCACTGGGTGAGTACTCCTCGCTGACCGACGAGGAACGCCGTCAGGTGGTGCGCACGGCCGTCGGTGCGGTCGCCGGGCGCGGTCTGGTGGTCGCCGGCGTGCACGGTGTCGGCTCGCACCAGGCGGTGCACTGGGCGCAGTGCGCGAAGGAGGACGGCGCCGACGGTGTGTTGCTGCTGCCGCCGATCGTCTACCGCGCCAACCGCAGCGAGATCCTCGACCACTACAAGGCGGTCAACGAGGTCGGCCTGCCGATCATGGTCTACAACAACCCGTTGGACACCAAGGTCGACCTGACGCCCGACATCATCGCCGAGCTCGCCCGGTTGGACAACGTGGTCGCCGTCAAGGAGTTCTCCGGCGACGTCCGACGGGTGCTGGAGATCAAGGAGCTGTGTGACATCGACGTGATCGCCGGTGCCGACGACCTGCTCTTCGAGTCGCTCGTCGCCGGGGCGGTCGGCTGGTTCGCGGGCTATCCCAACGCCTTCCCGCGCGAGGCCGTCGAGCTCTACGACCTGATCACGAGCGGCCAGATCGACGAGGCCCGTACGCTGTACGAGCACCTGGTGCCGATCTTCCGATGGGACTCGCGCACCGAGTTCGTCCAGGCGATCAAGCTGTCGATCGACGTCGCCGGCGAGAGCTACGGCGGCCCGACCCGCCCGCCGCGCGGTCCACTGTCGGCCGAGCAGGCGCAGATCGTGCGCCGGGACACCCAGCGGGCGCTCGACTACTGCGCCGGCCGCAACTAG
- a CDS encoding aldehyde dehydrogenase (NADP(+)) encodes MSTTDIEDIARRTQEAHAVFSRTAPEARARALTAVADALEADGEVVAIAQAETGLTEARLAGEIKRTAYQLWAFAETVRDGEYLDARIDTADPDFPLGPRPDVRRCLLPAGPVLNFAASNFPFAFSVLGGDTAAALAAGCAVVVKAHPGHPQLSDRCAALASRALTGAGMPPDTLQLVHGQDEGVDLLRHPAIRVATFTGSVRGGRALADIAAARPDPIPFFGELGSLNPVVVTPAALRERADDIVSGYVTSVSGSAGQLCTKPGFLFVPAGHGLDDALRGAAERVAEHRLLNPSISQGYQQRRTQVLDAAATVVAEGAVRVDENDNAWATPTLVRVTLDELIAHRDELLEESFGPLSVVVEYDELGALVPRLAELFPGNLTATVHCASDEVSDPQIAQLVQLFAQHAGRVLIGGWPTGVAVTAAMQHGGPWPSTTNDTNTSVGSAAITRLLRPVAFQSAPQELLPEPLRDDNPWGVPQRRDLP; translated from the coding sequence GTGAGCACCACGGACATCGAGGACATCGCACGACGCACGCAGGAGGCTCACGCGGTCTTCTCCAGGACGGCGCCGGAGGCACGCGCCCGCGCGCTGACCGCGGTGGCGGACGCCCTGGAAGCAGACGGGGAGGTGGTCGCGATCGCCCAGGCCGAGACCGGCCTCACCGAGGCCCGCCTGGCCGGCGAGATCAAGCGCACGGCATACCAGCTGTGGGCGTTCGCCGAAACGGTTCGCGACGGGGAGTACCTGGACGCGCGCATCGACACCGCCGACCCGGACTTCCCGCTCGGCCCGCGCCCGGATGTCCGGCGCTGCCTGCTGCCGGCCGGCCCGGTGCTCAACTTCGCGGCCAGCAACTTCCCGTTCGCGTTCTCGGTGCTCGGTGGTGACACGGCCGCGGCGCTGGCCGCCGGCTGCGCCGTCGTCGTCAAGGCGCACCCCGGCCATCCCCAGTTGTCCGATCGGTGCGCCGCACTGGCGTCGCGCGCGTTGACCGGGGCCGGCATGCCGCCTGACACCCTGCAGTTGGTCCACGGGCAGGACGAGGGCGTCGACCTGCTGCGGCACCCCGCGATCCGGGTCGCAACCTTCACCGGCTCGGTCCGCGGCGGTCGGGCGCTCGCCGACATCGCCGCCGCCCGCCCCGATCCGATCCCGTTCTTCGGGGAGCTGGGCAGCCTCAACCCGGTCGTCGTCACCCCGGCCGCGCTGCGCGAGCGGGCCGACGACATCGTCAGCGGCTACGTGACCAGCGTGAGCGGCTCGGCCGGTCAGCTGTGCACCAAACCCGGCTTCCTCTTCGTACCGGCGGGCCACGGTCTGGACGACGCGCTGCGTGGCGCCGCGGAACGGGTCGCCGAGCACCGACTGCTCAACCCCTCCATCTCGCAGGGCTACCAGCAACGCCGCACCCAGGTGCTGGATGCCGCGGCCACAGTGGTGGCCGAGGGTGCGGTGCGGGTCGATGAGAACGACAACGCCTGGGCCACACCGACATTGGTGCGTGTCACGCTCGACGAGCTGATCGCGCACCGTGACGAACTGCTCGAGGAATCGTTCGGACCCCTCTCCGTGGTGGTGGAGTATGACGAACTCGGCGCTCTTGTCCCCCGGCTGGCGGAGCTGTTCCCCGGCAACCTCACCGCGACCGTGCACTGCGCGTCCGACGAGGTGTCCGACCCGCAGATCGCGCAGTTGGTGCAGCTGTTCGCCCAGCACGCCGGACGGGTGCTGATCGGCGGCTGGCCGACCGGCGTCGCCGTCACGGCCGCGATGCAGCACGGCGGGCCGTGGCCGTCGACCACCAACGACACCAACACCTCCGTCGGCAGCGCCGCGATCACCCGGCTGCTACGCCCGGTCGCGTTCCAGTCGGCGCCGCAGGAGTTGCTGCCGGAGCCGCTGCGCGACGACAACCCCTGGGGCGTGCCGCAGCGGCGCGATCTGCCCTGA